One window of Leopardus geoffroyi isolate Oge1 chromosome B3, O.geoffroyi_Oge1_pat1.0, whole genome shotgun sequence genomic DNA carries:
- the CCDC32 gene encoding coiled-coil domain-containing protein 32 isoform X2, producing MSVRFQMKMFESVDSTATKSGPDLWAEICSCLPNPDQEDGANNAFSDSFMDSYPAGTGQREAPDFADQPATKPWAPLQDSEVYLASLEKKLRRIKGLNQEVTSKDMLRTLAQAKKECWDRFLQEKLASEFFVDGFDSDER from the exons ATGTCAGTAAG ATtccaaatgaaaatgtttgagaGCGTTGACTCTACAGCTACAAAATCTGGCCCTGATCTTTGGGCTGAAATCTGTTCCTGTCTGCCAAATCCTGATCAAGAAGATGGTGCCAACAATGCCTTTTCAGACTCCTTTATGGATTCTTACCCTGCAGGCACAGGCCAGAGGGAGGCCCCAGATTTTGCTGATCAGCCAGCTACAAAGCCTTGGGCTCCCTTGCAGGATTCAGAAGTGTATTTAGCATCTCTAG agaagaaactgagaagaATCAAAGGTTTAAATCAGGAAGTAACTTCTAAGGACATGCTTCGAACCTTGGCCCAAGCCAAGAAGGAATGCTGGGATCGATTCCTCCAGGAGAAGTTAGCATCAGAGTTCTTTGTGGATGGATTTGATTCTGATGAGAGGTAA
- the CCDC32 gene encoding coiled-coil domain-containing protein 32 isoform X1: MKMFESVDSTATKSGPDLWAEICSCLPNPDQEDGANNAFSDSFMDSYPAGTGQREAPDFADQPATKPWAPLQDSEVYLASLEKKLRRIKGLNQEVTSKDMLRTLAQAKKECWDRFLQEKLASEFFVDGFDSDESTLEHFKRWLQPDKVAISTEEVQYLIPPESQVEKPVAGDQPAAAEQ, encoded by the exons atgaaaatgtttgagaGCGTTGACTCTACAGCTACAAAATCTGGCCCTGATCTTTGGGCTGAAATCTGTTCCTGTCTGCCAAATCCTGATCAAGAAGATGGTGCCAACAATGCCTTTTCAGACTCCTTTATGGATTCTTACCCTGCAGGCACAGGCCAGAGGGAGGCCCCAGATTTTGCTGATCAGCCAGCTACAAAGCCTTGGGCTCCCTTGCAGGATTCAGAAGTGTATTTAGCATCTCTAG agaagaaactgagaagaATCAAAGGTTTAAATCAGGAAGTAACTTCTAAGGACATGCTTCGAACCTTGGCCCAAGCCAAGAAGGAATGCTGGGATCGATTCCTCCAGGAGAAGTTAGCATCAGAGTTCTTTGTGGATGGATTTGATTCTGATGAGAG cACCTTGGAACATTTCAAGAGGTGGCTCCAGCCAGATAAAGTAGCCATCAGTACAGAGGAGGTCCAGTATCTGATTCCTCCAGAGTCCCAGGTTGAGAAGCCAGTGGCCGGGGACCAGCCAGCAGCCGCGGAACAGTAA
- the RPUSD2 gene encoding RNA pseudouridylate synthase domain-containing protein 2 — protein MPGDVLRPRRRTWRPRVMWLSGRLWLPVLVQGCFNLRRLIAASTWGGCRGPMAETSSTGAEAAAGLKTPAQQNGDVSGDASGELLSGSPEPVGPGVEPAREDGKPTQASEEQAPVAASGSGKRKKRRDATRERVVPPPKKRRAGVSFGDEHFAETSYYFEGGLRKVRPYYFDFRTYCKGRWVGHSLLHVFSTEFRAQPLAYYEAAVRAGRLHLNEEPVQDLNIVLKDNDFLRNRVHRHEPPVTAEPVRLLAENEDVVVVDKPSSIPVHPCGRFRHNTVIFILGKEHQLKELHPLHRLDRLTSGVLMFAKTAAVSERIHEQVRDRQLEKEYVCRVEGEFPTEEVTCKEPILVVSYKVGVCRVDTRGKPCETVFQRLSYNGHSSVVRCRPLTGRTHQIRVHLQFLGHPILNDPIYNSVAWGPSRGRGGHIPKTDEELLRDLVAEHQAKQSLDVLDLCEGDLSPGLIDSTAPSSELGKDHLEELAASAQKMDGVVDAAPQDLDTMALAPGKAAETDFVNQEIDPLCAECRLVRQDPLPQDLVMFLHALRYKGPGFEYFSPMPAWAQDDWQED, from the exons ATGCCCGGTGACGTCCTCAGACCGCGACGCAGAACGTGGAGGCCGCGGGTCATGTGGCTGAGCGGCCGGCTGTGGCTGCCAGTTCTCGTACAAGGGTGCTTCAACCTCCGGCGTCTCATTGCTGCCAGTACTTGGGGTGGTTGTAGGGGTCCAATGGCGGAAACATCCTCAACTGGGGCCGAGGCAGCGGCCGGGCTGAAGACTCCGGCTCAACAAAACGGAGACGTTAGTGGCGACGCGAGTGGTGAGCTGCTCTCCGGGAGCCCGGAGCCGGTGGGCCCGGGAGTGGAGCCGGCCCGGGAGGACGGGAAGCCGACCCAAGCGAGCGAGGAGCAGGCCCCAGTTGCAGCTTCAGGCTCAGGCAAGCGTAAGAAGCGACGGGACGCCACCAGAGAGCGCGTCGTGCCACCCCCGAAGAAGCGGCGGGCAGGGGTGAGCTTCGGCGATGAGCACTTTGCAGAGACCAGCTACTACTTCGAGGGCGGCCTGCGCAAAGTGCGGCCCTATTACTTTGACTTCCGGACCTACTGCAAAGGCCGCTGGGTGGGCCACAGCTTGTTGCACGTCTTCAGCACCGAATTCCGAGCTCAGCCCTTGGCCTACTACGAGGCCGCAGTCCGGGCGGGGCGCCTGCACCTCAACGAGGAGCCGGTACAGGACCTCAACATCGTGCTCAAG GACAATGACTTCTTGCGGAACAGAGTGCACAGGCATGAGCCACCGGTTACTGCGGAACCTGTCCGCCTGCTGGCTGAGAATGAGGATGTGGTGGTTGTAGACAAGCCTTCTTCCATTCCTGTCCACCCTTGTGGCCGCTTCCGACACAACACTGTCATCTTCATCCTGGGCAAGGAGCACCAACTCAAGGAGCTACATCCACTGCATCGGCTGGACCGCCTTACCTCAGGTGTCCTCATGTTTGCCAAGACAGCGGCTGTCTCAGAGAGAATTCATGAGCAGGTTCGGGATCGGCAG CTGGAGAAGGAGTACGTGTGCCGGGTGGAGGGGGAGTTCCCCACTGAGGAAGTGACCTGCAAGGAACCCATCTTGGTGGTATCTTACAAGGTAGGGGTGTGCCGTGTAGATACTCGGGGCAAGCCCTGTGAGACAGTATTCCAGAGACTGAGCTACAATGGTCACTCCAGTGTGGTGCGGTGCCGGCCACTCACAGGCCGCACTCACCAGATCCGAGTCCACCTCCAGTTCCTGGGACACCCCATTCTCAATGACCCCATCTACAACTCAGTTGCCTGGGGTCCATCCCGCGGCCGGGGCGGCCACATTCCCAAAACGGATGAGGAACTGCTTCGGGATCTTGTGGCAGAGCACCAGGCCAAACAGAGCCTGGATGTGCTAGATCTCTGTGAGGGCGACCTGTCCCCAGGACTAATAGACTCTACAGCTCCCTCCTCAGAGTTGGGTAAGGACCACCTAGAAGAGTTGGCTGCATCTGCCCAGAAGATGGATGGAGTGGTTGATGCAGCCCCTCAGGATCTCGACACAATGGCCTTGGCACCAGGGAAGGCAGCCGAAACTGATTTTGTGAATCAAGAGATAGACCCTCTGTGTGCAGAGTGCCGGCTGGTGCGACAGGACCCCTTGCCCCAGGATCTTGTGATGTTCCTGCATGCTCTCCGTTATAAAGGGCCTGGGTTTGAGTACTTTTCACCCATGCCTGCCTGGGCACAGGATGACTGGCAAGAAGACTGA